A genome region from Gopherus flavomarginatus isolate rGopFla2 chromosome 9, rGopFla2.mat.asm, whole genome shotgun sequence includes the following:
- the CRYM gene encoding ketimine reductase mu-crystallin — protein sequence MSAAPPVFLGSEVVEKHLHRASLLIPSLEAALANFSSGAEGGVVQPMRTVVPVQKYNGFLGVMPAYSSKDDALTTKLVTFYEHKKDSSVPSHQATILLFDSRNGSLKAIMDGSVITAKRTAAVSAIATKFLMPADSEVLCILGAGVQAYSHYEVFTEQFSFKEVRIWNRTKENAVKFARSAKGPVQVCSSAQEAVTGADVIITVTMATTPILFGEWIKPGAHVNAIGASRPDWRELDDEAMKKSVLYVDSREAALNESGDVILSRAEIFAELGEVVKGTKPALPEKTTVFKSLGIAIEDTVAAKLVYDSWSAGN from the exons ATGAGCGCTGCGCCGCCGGTTTTCCTGGGCTCCGAGGTGGTGGAGAAGCACTTGCACCGCGCCAGCCTCCTGATCCCTTCACTGGAAGCTGCCCTGGCCAATTTCTCCAGCGGCGCGGAGGGAGGCGTCGTGCAACCCATGCGCACCGTGGTGCCGGTGCAGAAGTACAACGG aTTTTTAGGGGTCATGCCTGCTTACAGTTCAAAGGATGATGCTCTAACAACTAAACTGGTAACCTTCTACGAACACAAAAAGGATTCTTCTGTTCCCTCTCACCAAGCAACTATATTACTCTTTGACTCAAGAAATGGCTCTTTAAAAGCT atCATGGATGGCAGTGTCATTACAGCAAAACGAACTGCTGCAGTTTCCGCGATAGCTACCAAG TTCTTAATGCCAGCTgattcagaagtgctgtgcattCTAGGAGCTGGTGTTCAAGCCTATAGCCATTATGAGGTCTTCACAGAGCAGTTCTCATTTAAAGAG GTCAGGATATGGAATCGCACGAAGGAAAATGCTGTAAAGTTTGCTCGCTCAGCTAAGGGTCCAGTGCAGGTTTGCTCCTCTGCTCAGGAGGCTGTCACCGGAGCTGATGTGATTATAACAGTCACTATGGCAACAACGCcaattttatttggagagtggaTAAAACCAGGTGCCCATGTCAACG CCATTGGGGCAAGCAGACCAGACTGGAGAGAGCTGGATGATGAAGCGATGAAGAAGTCTGTCCTATATGTGGATTCTCGAGAGGCTGCTCTGAATGAATCAGGAGATGTTATATTATCAAGG gcagagATTTTTGCCGAGCTGGGAGAGGTAGTGAAAGGGACAAAACCAGCCTTGCCTGAGAAAACAACAGTGTTCAAATCACTGG GGATTGCAATTGAAGACACTGTGGCAGCAAAATTAGTTTATGATTCCTGGTCAGCTGGTAACTAA